In Streptomyces sp. NBC_00091, the following proteins share a genomic window:
- a CDS encoding pseudouridine-5'-phosphate glycosidase, with protein sequence MPHHRASEVPVLSEEVREALAARRPVVALESTIIAHGLPRPRNLEVGLELEALVRAEGAVPATIAVVDGVARAGLDKAVLERIAAGEGVRKLGHRDLAPALATGATGATTVSATALLAARAGLRVFATGGLGGVHRQWTRSQDESADLSLLARTRITVVCAGVKSVLDVPATLQRLETLGVGVVGYRTRRFPGFYLADSGEPVDWTVEGPEEVAAVMAAQDAVGGPESALLVANPVAEAEQLDPGLHDRVLAEALAKCHERGITGQAVTPFLLGFLVRATGGASLEANLAAVRGNVRLGARIAGAWAARA encoded by the coding sequence ATGCCACATCACAGAGCATCCGAGGTCCCGGTCCTGTCGGAAGAGGTACGCGAGGCGCTGGCCGCGCGCCGGCCCGTCGTCGCCCTGGAGTCGACGATCATCGCGCACGGCCTGCCGCGTCCCCGCAACCTGGAGGTGGGCCTGGAGCTGGAGGCGCTGGTCCGCGCGGAGGGGGCGGTTCCGGCGACCATCGCCGTGGTGGACGGGGTGGCCCGCGCGGGTCTCGACAAGGCGGTGCTGGAACGGATCGCCGCGGGCGAGGGCGTGCGCAAGCTCGGCCACCGTGACCTGGCGCCCGCCCTCGCGACGGGGGCGACCGGGGCGACGACGGTGTCGGCGACGGCCCTCCTGGCCGCGCGGGCGGGACTGCGGGTGTTCGCCACGGGCGGGCTGGGCGGCGTACACCGGCAGTGGACGCGCTCGCAGGACGAGTCGGCGGACCTGTCCCTGCTCGCCCGGACCCGGATCACGGTGGTGTGCGCGGGGGTGAAGTCGGTCCTGGACGTACCGGCCACGCTCCAGCGGCTGGAGACGCTGGGGGTCGGTGTCGTCGGCTACCGGACGCGGCGCTTCCCCGGGTTCTACCTGGCCGACTCCGGCGAGCCGGTCGACTGGACGGTGGAGGGGCCGGAGGAGGTGGCGGCGGTGATGGCCGCTCAGGACGCCGTCGGCGGGCCCGAGTCGGCGCTGCTGGTCGCCAATCCGGTGGCGGAGGCGGAGCAGCTGGATCCCGGGCTCCACGACCGGGTCCTGGCCGAGGCCCTGGCCAAGTGCCACGAACGCGGCATCACGGGGCAGGCGGTGACACCGTTCCTGCTGGGGTTCCTGGTACGGGCGACCGGAGGGGCCTCGCTGGAGGCCAACCTGGCGGCGGTACGGGGCAACGTGCGGCTCGGGGCCCGCATCGCCGGGGCCTGGGCGGCCCGGGCATGA
- a CDS encoding MFS transporter — protein sequence MPRLQRRISTVLIASQIMGGLGVPISIALAPVLATEISGTEALSGFASTAAVIGTALVSLPLAALMTARGRRPGLVVAYAIGTLGAALVVLAASVKSFPLLMLGMAAFGAASSANLQARFAAADLAAPDRRARAISVVVWASTLGAVLGPNLSAPASDSFAGTSIPQTAGPFVWAAAVFVLTGTLIAVFLRPDPLLTARALAGPGEQSRQARSLRAGVAAVKASPRARLALVTVAVSHTTMVSIMVMTPVDLGHHGAGLKLVGLVISGHIAGMFAFSPVMGWLADRLGRLSVIGLAAGLLSIAALLAGTAAGNHAQSAAGLFLLGLGWSAGMVSGSALLTDSVPQAARAAVQGLSDLTMNTAAGVGGAAAGLVMSQAGYGWLNAIGATLLLPMAALALFTARRHPAAAKAGARPEA from the coding sequence CTGCCCCGGCTGCAGCGCCGGATCTCCACGGTGCTGATCGCCAGCCAGATAATGGGCGGCCTGGGCGTGCCCATCAGCATCGCCCTGGCCCCCGTACTGGCCACCGAGATCAGCGGTACCGAGGCCCTGTCGGGCTTCGCCTCCACCGCCGCCGTGATCGGCACCGCGCTGGTCTCGCTCCCGCTCGCCGCCCTGATGACCGCGCGCGGGCGCCGGCCGGGGCTGGTGGTGGCGTACGCGATCGGCACGCTCGGCGCGGCCCTGGTCGTCCTGGCCGCCTCGGTCAAGAGCTTCCCGCTGCTGATGCTCGGCATGGCCGCCTTCGGCGCGGCCTCCTCCGCCAACCTCCAGGCCCGCTTCGCCGCCGCCGACCTCGCCGCTCCGGACCGGCGGGCCCGCGCGATCTCGGTGGTCGTCTGGGCGTCCACCCTCGGGGCGGTGCTCGGCCCCAACCTCTCCGCGCCGGCCAGCGACAGCTTCGCCGGTACGTCCATACCCCAGACGGCGGGGCCCTTCGTGTGGGCCGCCGCCGTCTTCGTGCTCACCGGCACCCTGATCGCCGTGTTCCTGCGGCCGGACCCGCTGCTGACCGCCCGGGCACTGGCCGGGCCCGGCGAGCAGTCCCGTCAGGCCCGCTCGCTGCGGGCCGGGGTCGCCGCCGTCAAAGCCTCCCCGCGGGCGCGGCTCGCTCTGGTCACCGTCGCGGTGTCACACACCACCATGGTCTCGATCATGGTGATGACCCCGGTCGACCTCGGCCACCACGGCGCCGGCCTCAAGCTCGTCGGCCTGGTGATCAGCGGCCACATCGCGGGCATGTTCGCCTTCTCCCCCGTCATGGGATGGCTCGCCGACCGGCTCGGCCGGCTCTCCGTGATCGGGCTCGCGGCCGGGCTGCTCTCGATCGCCGCCCTGCTCGCCGGCACCGCCGCCGGGAACCACGCGCAGAGCGCGGCCGGCCTCTTCCTGCTCGGCCTCGGCTGGTCCGCCGGGATGGTCTCCGGCTCGGCGCTGCTGACCGACTCGGTGCCCCAGGCCGCGCGGGCCGCCGTACAGGGCCTGAGCGATCTGACGATGAACACCGCGGCCGGTGTGGGCGGCGCGGCCGCCGGGCTGGTCATGTCCCAGGCCGGCTACGGCTGGCTCAACGCGATCGGTGCCACGCTGCTCCTGCCGATGGCGGCGCTCGCCCTGTTCACCGCCCGGCGGCACCCCGCGGCCGCGAAGGCCGGGGCGCGCCCGGAGGCCTGA
- a CDS encoding glycerophosphodiester phosphodiesterase family protein, which produces MYVRPAAAAAAAFLGFTLTVLGGTAAPAATGPGAPAGTTGVLGPVVYAHRGASAYAPENTLEAVDRARRLGFDWVENDVQRTRDGELVVIHDDTLARTTDVEQVFPDRRPWRVRDFTAAEIGRLDAGSWFGPRFAGARVPTLREYMERVQENQQRLLLEIKKPELYPGIEAQTLELLEKTGWLDESHVSQRLVVQSFSADCVRIVHGLRPDLVTAFLGTPAVADLPRYAEFTDRINPWHTTISADWVTAVHGLLGAHGKAMEVDTWIVDDAATARKVRDMGVDGIITNAPDVVQNAVIGF; this is translated from the coding sequence ATGTACGTCCGACCCGCCGCAGCGGCCGCCGCCGCATTCCTGGGCTTCACCCTGACGGTGCTGGGCGGGACGGCCGCGCCGGCCGCCACCGGCCCCGGCGCCCCCGCAGGCACGACGGGGGTCCTGGGCCCCGTCGTGTACGCCCACCGGGGGGCCTCCGCGTACGCCCCGGAGAACACCCTCGAAGCGGTCGACCGGGCGAGGCGGCTGGGCTTCGACTGGGTCGAGAACGACGTCCAGCGGACCAGGGACGGCGAGCTGGTGGTGATCCACGACGACACCCTCGCCCGCACCACGGACGTCGAGCAGGTCTTCCCCGACCGCAGGCCCTGGCGGGTCAGGGACTTCACGGCGGCCGAGATCGGGCGGCTGGACGCGGGGAGCTGGTTCGGGCCGCGGTTCGCGGGCGCCCGGGTGCCGACCCTGCGGGAGTACATGGAGCGGGTCCAGGAGAACCAGCAGCGGCTGCTGCTGGAGATCAAGAAGCCCGAGCTCTACCCGGGGATCGAGGCGCAGACGCTGGAACTCCTGGAGAAAACCGGCTGGCTCGACGAGAGCCACGTCTCCCAGCGCCTGGTGGTGCAGAGCTTCAGCGCCGACTGCGTACGGATCGTGCACGGTCTGCGCCCCGACCTGGTGACGGCCTTCCTGGGCACCCCGGCCGTGGCCGACCTGCCCCGGTACGCCGAGTTCACGGACCGGATCAACCCGTGGCACACGACGATCTCGGCCGACTGGGTGACGGCGGTGCACGGTCTGCTGGGGGCCCACGGCAAGGCCATGGAGGTGGACACCTGGATCGTGGACGACGCGGCCACGGCCCGCAAGGTCCGGGACATGGGTGTGGACGGGATCATCACGAACGCCCCGGACGTCGTACAGAACGCCGTGATCGGCTTCTGA
- a CDS encoding methylated-DNA--[protein]-cysteine S-methyltransferase: protein MDSTERPRGPHLEWTVVPSDIGPLLLAATPEGLVRVEFHAGPDRAGRMIASLVSRLGADAWRPDPGEEVLLAEPIRQLTAYFAGSLRRFELPLDWRLSSGFNRQVLLELDRSVPYGSVVGYGELAARAGQPGAAQAVGNAMGSNPLPVVVACHRVVENDGGIGGFGGGVETKRILLALEGVLPQPLF from the coding sequence GTGGACAGCACCGAGCGGCCCCGCGGGCCGCACCTCGAATGGACCGTCGTCCCCAGCGACATCGGGCCCCTCCTCCTGGCCGCGACCCCCGAGGGTCTGGTCCGGGTCGAGTTCCACGCGGGCCCGGACCGGGCCGGCCGGATGATCGCCTCGCTGGTCTCCCGGCTCGGCGCCGACGCGTGGCGGCCGGACCCGGGCGAGGAGGTGCTGCTGGCCGAGCCGATACGCCAGCTGACCGCGTACTTCGCCGGTTCGCTGCGGCGCTTCGAGCTGCCGCTGGACTGGCGGCTCAGCTCCGGCTTCAACCGCCAGGTGCTGCTGGAGCTCGACCGGTCGGTGCCCTACGGATCGGTCGTCGGGTACGGGGAGCTGGCCGCCCGGGCCGGGCAGCCGGGGGCGGCCCAGGCCGTGGGCAACGCCATGGGCTCGAATCCGCTGCCCGTGGTCGTGGCCTGCCACCGCGTGGTGGAGAACGACGGCGGTATCGGGGGCTTCGGGGGCGGGGTGGAGACCAAGCGGATCCTGCTCGCGCTGGAGGGGGTCCTCCCGCAGCCCCTGTTCTGA
- a CDS encoding cupin domain-containing protein has translation MSTEDRAPATPASFAVSVADVPDAELEAEELDPAQIVSGDPVVTGKVLWESPDGSQVRGIWQITPGVVTDTEADELFVVVSGRATIEVEGGATLEVGPGSACVLREGDKTTWTVHETLRKAYHINC, from the coding sequence ATGAGCACCGAAGACCGCGCCCCCGCCACCCCCGCCTCCTTCGCCGTGTCCGTCGCGGACGTACCGGACGCCGAACTGGAGGCCGAGGAGCTCGATCCCGCGCAGATCGTCTCCGGCGACCCGGTCGTGACGGGCAAGGTGCTGTGGGAGTCGCCGGACGGCTCGCAGGTCCGGGGCATCTGGCAGATCACCCCCGGCGTGGTCACCGACACCGAGGCCGACGAGCTGTTCGTGGTGGTCAGCGGCCGCGCCACCATCGAGGTCGAGGGCGGCGCCACCCTGGAGGTCGGCCCCGGCTCCGCCTGCGTGCTCCGGGAGGGCGACAAGACCACCTGGACGGTCCACGAGACGCTGCGCAAGGCCTACCACATCAACTGCTGA